Proteins encoded in a region of the Magallana gigas chromosome 8, xbMagGiga1.1, whole genome shotgun sequence genome:
- the LOC105325624 gene encoding uncharacterized protein: MVVLKPKSSSFNSLWSISYSVIVVSVQCYISYRNISEYQDSLRNQWNRETPPEVGLKLGLTIVSFIVLPFFLLSSIFRTGNYGNDGYKLGRDHAICPISGGILDHIGSEFGRRLWRYAPPFAPSLHVLSAFCLLFPDVLISGKEIQLQLKPTEAVWSTDLDFLFSDARALTSDFLTKNISAVGIANLTGYSPETAYITPNFLNFVFALTTFAIRYSAVFWYTNKTLSFVYAAELLFMSFDSIFMFAGFSILYKLTKSIDRYNDPVNLILNSSGILGLYITSGFVVMFSSYVVFEYSAYHFMEKFKKVDRKHNPEKYKNQSIASKGICNGYFSHSSAVVIFILLAVFRGPIYYDIIAVYRLTSDGCLLACLVVGVCYLVTWIFLWTLLTIKQEWMFRILDYANVGQPIFVIKSDRLSKTNSISIGSIELKDVTLERKRGPGSVPSIDITPSESGFDECEVGLSSEDDRYGTVLAPVHEDSIENGFPSDVIVRRNRHRRSGPRCVTFHDPIRHSVGSLCERDPSRSRSPAPSESTMHVTAEVHRLGPRTQYQRRSSDPEMKQAFKRRHNNIMLAALRNNTSSPEIKNNADYLTNVNDLSTSSDDVRSNASEPLLNQPMRLSEARNYGTSFGNAPQSREMATYKPSNLDTAREVSTAPKTPVNAETSLDTSVSLTESGIAQSNVTDITTILSEDEYENFKGAKQPDIVPNQHSGSPHRVYPKPQNFISNTKPGVSRRDSANYSMASSQDTSSNDSDPVQRPPALCSQVSKSAKS, from the exons ATGGTAGTGCTGAAACCTAAAAGCAGTAGCTTCAATTCGCTTTGGTCCATATCATACAGTGTAATAGTGGTCAGCGTCCAGTGCTACATATCTTACAGAAATATCTCGGAATATCAGGACTCTCTTCGGAACCAGTGGAACCGGGAAACCCCACCCGAGGTCGGCCTCAAACTTGGCCTGACAATCGTTTCCTTCATTGTGCTTCCTTTCTTTTTGTTGTCCTCCATCTTTAGAACCGGAAACTACGGAAATGACGGGTATAAGCTGGGACGGGACCACGCCATCTGTCCGATTTCCGGTGGAATCTTGGACCATATTGGTTCGGAGTTTGGGCGCCGTCTGTGGCGCTATGCGCCTCCCTTTGCGCCCTCTCTTCATGTTTTATCAGCGTTCTGTCTTTTGTTTCCGGACGTCTTGATATCAGGCAAGGAAATACAGCTTCAACTCAAACCAACAG aagcaGTATGGAGTACGGACcttgatttcttgttttctgATGCTAGAGCTTTAACCAGTGATTTCTTAACAAAAAACATCAGTGCAGTTGGTATTGCTAACCTCACGGGCTATTCACCGGAAACTGCATATATCACTCCGAATTTCCTCAACTTCGTGTTCGCATTAACGACGTTCGCCATTCGTTATTCAGCAGTGTTCTGGTACACGAACAAAACTCTGTCGTTTGTATACGCAGCCGAGCTACTTTTTATGAGCTTTGATTCAATATTTATGTTTGCAGGATTTTCTATATTGTACAAACTCACAAAATCTATTGACCGATACAATGACCCAGTTAACCTTATTTTGAATTCGAGTGGCATTCTGGGACTGTACATCACAAGTGGTTTCGTTGTGATGTTCTCGTCGTACGTAGTGTTCGAATACAGTGCTTATCATTTCATGGAGAAGTTCAAAAAAGTTGACAGAAAACATAATccagaaaaatacaaaaatcaatcTATTGCCTCTAAAGGAATTTGCAATGGATACTTTTCCCATTCAAGCGCTGtcgtgatttttattttactggCCGTTTTTCGCGGTCCCATCTATTATGACATCATTGCTGTTTATAGACTAACGTCCGATGGCTGCCTGTTGGCGTGCCTTGTGGTAGGAGTTTGCTATTTGGTGACCTGGATTTTTCTATGGACTCTGCTAACTATTAAACAAGAGTGGATGTTCCGAATTCTTGATTATGCGAACGTTGGACAACCGATATTTGTGATAAAAAGCGACCGACTTTCAAAAACCAACTCAATCTCAATAGGCTCTATCGAGCTGAAAGATGTGACCTTGGAGAGGAAACGCGGGCCAGGGTCGGTACCCAGTATTGATATTACTCCGAGTGAGAGTGGCTTTGATGAATGTGAAGTAGGGTTGTCGTCCGAGGATGACCGCTATGGGACAGTGCTAGCCCCGGTCCATGAAGACAGCATTGAAAATGGCTTCCCAAGTGACGTCATCGTTCGCAGAAATCGACATAGACGGAGTGGACCGCGGTGTGTGACATTCCACGATCCGATACGTCATTCTGTGGGGAGCCTGTGTGAGAGAGACCCATCGCGTAGTCGATCGCCGGCTCCTAGTGAGAGCACAATGCACGTGACGGCCGAGGTCCATAGACTGGGTCCGCGAACTCAGTACCAGCGGAGGAGTTCTGACCCCGAAATGAAGCAGGCCTTCAAACGACGCCATAACAACATTATGTTGGCTGCTCTTAGAAACAACACCTCGAGTCCTGAAATCAAGAACAATGCCGATTATTTAACAAACGTTAATGATTTATCTACAAGTTCAGACGATGTTCGAAGCAACGCTTCCGAACCACTTTTAAATCAACCAATGAGATTGTCCGAAGCCCGTAACTACGGAACTTCATTCGGGAACGCACCGCAGTCTCGAGAGATGGCGACTTACAAACCATCTAATCTCGATACAGCAAGAGAAGTGTCAACAGCTCCCAAAACGCCAGTGAACGCTGAAACCTCTTTAGACACTTCGGTGTCACTGACAGAAAGTGGGATAGCTCAGTCCAATGTCACGGACATAACCACCATATTGTCCGAGGACGAGTATGAAAACTTTAAAGGTGCAAAACAGCCAGACATCGTGCCAAACCAGCATTCAGGTTCCCCGCATAGAGTCTATCCCAAACCCCAGAATTTCATATCGAACACAAAGCCCGGAGTTTCCAGGCGGGATTCGGCAAACTACTCCATGGCGTCCTCACAAGACACGTCTTCCAATGATTCGGACCCCGTGCAGCGACCGCCTGCGTTGTGCAGCCAA GTTTCCAAATCGGCGAAGTCCTGA
- the LOC105325629 gene encoding uncharacterized protein, translating to MKKKAQRAADMVSCAPKTCLYFSFGINIFLAIFVSVLAIYFNTLDKETVENKDVPKPSTNIAQKLLQANVSLAGDLQSSVCFNCDYLGEDVNTNETLYDDIYTTDRQNKLCCLKDTAIQEFIRAIQNEDNHIGNANSVSDSFHWWRERPCAAHLYLDRKKSISKENKLRWVASDSLGTAFTKDIDLQNATHLQIKHSGNYFIYSSTTFDHSKDIYVETFYQSLTKFHPLLPRTGDVDLVFSKFGGSKTSDKHHTNFLAGVFELQRGYLISSSLSQSAHNFLDQSNQVNNYIGLFKL from the exons ATGAAGAAAAAGGCTCAACGCGCCGCAGACATGGTTTCCTGTGCACCTAAGacttgtttgtatttttcattcggaataaacatttttttggcGATCTTCGTTAGTGTTTTAGCCATTTATTTTAATACCTTGGATAAGGAAACCGTTGAAAATAAGGATGTTCCTAAGCCATCGACCAATATTGCCCAAAAACTTCTTCAAGCCAACGTTAGCCTTGCCGGGGATCTACAAAGTTCTGTTTGTTTTAATTGCGATTATTTAGGTGAAGATGTAAATACGAATGAAACATTGTATGATGATATCTATACGACGGatcgtcaaaataaattgtgctgTTTAAAGGACACGGCCATTCAAGAATTTATCCGTGCT ATTCAGAATGAAGACAACCACATTG GTAACGCGAATTCAGTCAGTGATTCTTTTCATTGGTGGAGAGAGCGACCTTGCGCTGCACATCTATATTTGGACCGGAAAAAGTCGATCTCAAAGG aaaacaaACTTCGTTGGGTAGCTAGCGATTCACTCGGCACGGCATTTACAAAGGATATAGATCTGCAGAACGCGACCCATCTGCAAATAAAGCACAGCGGGAACTATTTTATATATTCCTCCACCACCTTCGATCATAGCAAAGACATCTACGTGGAGACGTTTTATCAGAGTCTGACCAAGTTTCACCCGCTGTTGCCGCGGACGGGTGACGTTGACCTCGTGTTTAGTAAGTTTGGTGGCTCCAAAACATCCGACAAGCATCACACAAATTTTCTGGCGGGAGTGTTCGAATTGCAGCGCGGGTACCTGATATCGAGCTCCCTATCCCAGAGTGCACACAACTTCCTCGATCAATCTAATCAAGTAAATAACTATATAGGGTTGTTCAAGCTGTAA
- the LOC105325628 gene encoding protein DPCD: MASAWIEKLKSAQKTCMIQDGRRKIHFVFPDGTEMAEEYDQKSSELILRKWKNKATLGVKATKWEFEVGEQLVARNLDSEGMLESSANPVFARKDTASSFQWRIRNLPYPIDTYNVTVDPENRTVTVRTTNKKYFKKISIPDMDRAHLPLDQSAINVAHANNTLIITYKKPKEILLMEKEIQEEFKKLKASKDGDVDCTPS, translated from the exons ATGGCATCGGCATGGATAGAGAAATTGAAAAGCGCCCAGAAAACTTGCATGATTCAAGATG GCCGTAGGAAGATACACTTTGTTTTTCCAGATGGCACAGAAATGGCCGAGGAGTATGACCAAAAATCCTCAGAGCtaatat tgagaaaatggaaaaataaggCAACTCTGGGAGTGAAAGCGACAAAATGGGAATTTGAAGTTGGTGAACAATTAGTGGCAAGAAACCTGGATTCAGAGGGAATGTTAGAAAGCTCAGCTAAT CCAGTATTTGCCAGGAAAGACACAGCCTCATCATTCCAGTGGAGAATAAGAAATTTACCATACCCAATTGATACTTACAATGTCACTGTTGATCCTGAAAACCGCACAGTCACAGTGAGAACGACTAATAAGAA ATATTTCAAGAAGATTTCCATTCCTGACATGGACAGAGCTCATCTTCCTCTTGATCAGAGTGCAATCAATGTAGCACATGCAAATAATACACTTATAATCACA tACAAGAAACCAAAGGAAATTCTGCTCATGGAAAAAGAAATTCAGGAGgagtttaaaaagttaaaagctTCAAAAGATGGTGATGTAGATTGTACACCAAGCTGA
- the LOC105325626 gene encoding methyltransferase-like protein 27 isoform X2, with product MDFLQEQVMASEKARHFAEKGNQKDVAAYTQNYGAHREGISMKEVADYYTEWANSNRYEMDLGPERYRGPKIATDCLCELFPDNREGVKILDIAAGTGFLGEELWKKGYRSIDGLDPAEGMIEAARKKNVYTNLICDFMSEKKLDIDEDTYDAAAIAGGMGEGHIPCGALYEMIRIVKPGGYIVIVMREEYLEHVSDYKDKLEPLMKELELSGHWIKLERRIVPKYSFENNGVVFIFKKC from the exons ATGGATTTTCTTCAAG AACAGGTCATGGCGTCTGAGAAAGCGAGGCATTTCGCGGAGAAAGGAAACCAGAAAGATGTGGCTGCGTACACTCAGAACTATGGGGCCCACAGAGAGGGGATATCAATGAAAGAGGTGGCGGATTACTACACAGAGTGGGCCAATTCCAACCGATACGAAATG GATCTGGGACCAGAGAGGTACCGTGGACCAAAGATTGCGACCGACTGCCTCTGTGAGCTGTTTCCCGACAATCGGGAGGGGGTCAAAATTTTGGACATTGCTGCAGGGACTGGGTTTCTTGGAGAGGAG CTATGGAAGAAAGGTTACCGCTCGATCGACGGGTTAGATCCTGCAGAAGGAATGATAGAAGCAGCCAGGAAAAAGAATGTCTATACTAACCTCATATGTGATTTCATGAGTGAGAAAAAATTGGACATTGACGAAG ACACGTACGATGCTGCTGCTATTGCTGGAGGTATGGGGGAGGGACACATTCCATGCGGTGCCTTGTACGAGATGATTCGGATAGTTAAACCCG GCGGGTATATCGTCATTGTTATGAGAGAAGAGTATCTCGAACACGTCAGCGATTATAAAGACAAGTTGGAACCATTAATGAAAGAACTAGAACTTTCCGGTCATTGGATAAAGCTAGAAAGAAGGATAGTTCCAAAATACTCTTTTGAAAACAACGGTGTTGTGTTCATTTTCAAGAAATGTTAA
- the LOC105325626 gene encoding methyltransferase-like protein 27 isoform X3: protein MASEKARHFAEKGNQKDVAAYTQNYGAHREGISMKEVADYYTEWANSNRYEMDLGPERYRGPKIATDCLCELFPDNREGVKILDIAAGTGFLGEELWKKGYRSIDGLDPAEGMIEAARKKNVYTNLICDFMSEKKLDIDEDTYDAAAIAGGMGEGHIPCGALYEMIRIVKPGGYIVIVMREEYLEHVSDYKDKLEPLMKELELSGHWIKLERRIVPKYSFENNGVVFIFKKC, encoded by the exons ATGGCGTCTGAGAAAGCGAGGCATTTCGCGGAGAAAGGAAACCAGAAAGATGTGGCTGCGTACACTCAGAACTATGGGGCCCACAGAGAGGGGATATCAATGAAAGAGGTGGCGGATTACTACACAGAGTGGGCCAATTCCAACCGATACGAAATG GATCTGGGACCAGAGAGGTACCGTGGACCAAAGATTGCGACCGACTGCCTCTGTGAGCTGTTTCCCGACAATCGGGAGGGGGTCAAAATTTTGGACATTGCTGCAGGGACTGGGTTTCTTGGAGAGGAG CTATGGAAGAAAGGTTACCGCTCGATCGACGGGTTAGATCCTGCAGAAGGAATGATAGAAGCAGCCAGGAAAAAGAATGTCTATACTAACCTCATATGTGATTTCATGAGTGAGAAAAAATTGGACATTGACGAAG ACACGTACGATGCTGCTGCTATTGCTGGAGGTATGGGGGAGGGACACATTCCATGCGGTGCCTTGTACGAGATGATTCGGATAGTTAAACCCG GCGGGTATATCGTCATTGTTATGAGAGAAGAGTATCTCGAACACGTCAGCGATTATAAAGACAAGTTGGAACCATTAATGAAAGAACTAGAACTTTCCGGTCATTGGATAAAGCTAGAAAGAAGGATAGTTCCAAAATACTCTTTTGAAAACAACGGTGTTGTGTTCATTTTCAAGAAATGTTAA
- the LOC105325626 gene encoding methyltransferase-like protein 27 isoform X1: MRTRWIFFKVMASEKARHFAEKGNQKDVAAYTQNYGAHREGISMKEVADYYTEWANSNRYEMDLGPERYRGPKIATDCLCELFPDNREGVKILDIAAGTGFLGEELWKKGYRSIDGLDPAEGMIEAARKKNVYTNLICDFMSEKKLDIDEDTYDAAAIAGGMGEGHIPCGALYEMIRIVKPGGYIVIVMREEYLEHVSDYKDKLEPLMKELELSGHWIKLERRIVPKYSFENNGVVFIFKKC; the protein is encoded by the exons ATGCGGACGAGATGGATTTTCTTCAAG GTCATGGCGTCTGAGAAAGCGAGGCATTTCGCGGAGAAAGGAAACCAGAAAGATGTGGCTGCGTACACTCAGAACTATGGGGCCCACAGAGAGGGGATATCAATGAAAGAGGTGGCGGATTACTACACAGAGTGGGCCAATTCCAACCGATACGAAATG GATCTGGGACCAGAGAGGTACCGTGGACCAAAGATTGCGACCGACTGCCTCTGTGAGCTGTTTCCCGACAATCGGGAGGGGGTCAAAATTTTGGACATTGCTGCAGGGACTGGGTTTCTTGGAGAGGAG CTATGGAAGAAAGGTTACCGCTCGATCGACGGGTTAGATCCTGCAGAAGGAATGATAGAAGCAGCCAGGAAAAAGAATGTCTATACTAACCTCATATGTGATTTCATGAGTGAGAAAAAATTGGACATTGACGAAG ACACGTACGATGCTGCTGCTATTGCTGGAGGTATGGGGGAGGGACACATTCCATGCGGTGCCTTGTACGAGATGATTCGGATAGTTAAACCCG GCGGGTATATCGTCATTGTTATGAGAGAAGAGTATCTCGAACACGTCAGCGATTATAAAGACAAGTTGGAACCATTAATGAAAGAACTAGAACTTTCCGGTCATTGGATAAAGCTAGAAAGAAGGATAGTTCCAAAATACTCTTTTGAAAACAACGGTGTTGTGTTCATTTTCAAGAAATGTTAA
- the LOC105325627 gene encoding zinc finger HIT domain-containing protein 1 translates to MEKKESSRIKDLQQKRVLDDAARRRRQRKALEALEQDNFQDDPHADLKMSKKAPKFEESMDTPGQLGKKKRRSKADNFKFRYKKSFAALLEEEHMLNKDSVGYDSAGVPPSRFPDRKFCAICGFPSNYTCVQCGARYCCVRCLGTHQDTRCLKWTA, encoded by the exons ATGGAGAAAAAGGAAtcaa GTAGAATCAAGGACCTGCAACAGAAGAGAGTGTTGGATGATGCAGCAAGACGGAGGCGTCAGAGAAAAGCCCTAGAGGCGTTGGAACAAGACAACTTTCAGGATGATCCCCATGCAGATCTGAAGATGAGTAAGAAGGCCCCCAAGTTTGAGGAATCCATGGATACTCCAG GACAATTGGGGAAAAAGAAACGAAGAAGCAAAGCTGACAATTTTAAGTTTCGTTACAAGAAGAGTTTTGCTGCATTACTTGAAGAAGAG CACATGTTGAACAAAGATTCTGTCGGCTACGACTCGGCTGGGGTACCACCTTCACGATTCCCCGACAGAAAATTCTGTGCTATATGTGG TTTTCCCTCCAACTATACCTGTGTACAATGTGGAGCGAGATATTGCTGTGTTCGATGCCTAGGCACTCATCAAGACACCAG ATGTTTAAAGTGGACGGCATAG